In Miscanthus floridulus cultivar M001 chromosome 8, ASM1932011v1, whole genome shotgun sequence, the sequence CCCCAAGCCCCCAAGCATTGCGCGGACGTCACACATCCTCATGCTCTGCTCATCTGTTTGGATCCCAGTTTCAGCAGCTCGGTTGCACTTGCACGCAACGAGGCCTGCCGCCTGCTATGTCTATGTGCTACCCTTATCCATCTGTAATGTCTATGTACCCATACTGTTGACGACATCGACAGCGAAACCGTCCAAACGAAGTCTATCCATCTGTATAGTTCATAGATAGTGCGGGAGTCAAACACAGGAGCCGCCCGCAGCCCGCAGCGGGGAGGCGTACCTAGGCATGCTCAGCTACCGGCCGGCCGCTGTGGATGGATGCCAATATTGCCATCCTCATCAGCAGTCGTGCACCCTGCAATGCAACTCTGCACACGGAAGCCGAAACGCTTGCCTGCATGACGCGCGAAAGCTAGCCACCATTAACCGAAGCAGCAAATTTGGCTGCTTTCTGAGTAGTTGACTCTCGATCCGGGGTGGGGGGTAGCCGGATATATAGATGTGCGTGTGCCTCATCAGTTCGAGTAAAACGTACGTGTTCCTTTTTATGCATCATGCAGTACTTCATGCGTCAATGTTAAAAAAAatgttaagggggtgtttggttgcacggactaaattttagtccctgtcacattggatgtttgaacactaatttggagtattaaatatagactaattacaaaactaaatacacagattgagactaatttacgagacgaatctattaagcctaattagttcatgatttgacactgtggtgctacagtaaatatacgttaatgatgaattaattaggcttaatagattcatctcgtaaattagttttataattaactcatgtttagttcTCCTAATTAACATCTTAATGTCCGCTGTGACAAGAACTAAACTTTACTCTCAGGTCTCAGCAACCAAACTACCCCTAAGTTGGGTAAACTCAGCTTTCAGTCGCTAGTGCCTACAGCCTAGTGGTGCGTCGATGTTAAGGTTCACGAGTTGGGCAGGGCACCCAAGTCCCAAGCGAGCAGGTAACCAAAGGCATCCACACGTACACCATGCATCCATGCCAGTGCATACCGTATTTCGAGGCTCTGTTTGCCTGCCAAAAATAATACAAAAAGAGAATATAATGCTAGCTTCTGCCAAATACAATATATATAGTTTAGGTCAATTTTGCTGCGAGACACTGTCGCTATACTCGCTAAGTTGTTTTTGCCGTAGCCCGTAGGGCATCTCGCCTAATAAGTGAACAAAAAGTCTGTACACGATGACATGGCCAACCGGTGATTACTAAGCCTAAGCGTGTGTTTGATAGTTTTTGCACTAGCTTTACAAAACAATTTTCTAAACTTCTCCTATCAAACAGGTTGTAATAAAAACAGTGTGAAAGCTGGAAATATTAGCTTCTTTCAGCTTTCTCTGCTATCTTTCTTAAGAAGCCGTTTTGTCAAATGTTTTATAAAAACAACTTTACTTTCACCGGTGAAGCTGCTTTATAAAATCAAAGCCAAAAAAACTATTTATGAAGCTGAGCTATACCAAATATGCCCTAAGGTCCTATTTGGTTCGGCTCCCATGGCTCTGGCTCTTTGCTACAGCAGGACGTAAAGAAGCTAGAGCCAGTAGGACGTAAAGAAGTTAGAGCCAGTGAAGCCAGAAATAATAGTTTCATCGGCTCCTTTTTATTttgagagaaaagaaaaaaaatggctCCTCAATATAGTGTAAGGAGCCATAGTCCATGTCATCCGAAACTCTACCATACGGGGTCTGTAGGAGACCTGTGCGAATGGGCCAGGTTAGGACTTAAGTATTACGAGTCAAGGAAATCAGATAGAATAGAGGAGTAGGTGTCATGTAGCATCATTGGCCACAGTTTACTATTAAAGGAGACTCCACATTAATCTCTATGAGAAGCGCTAATAAGAAAGATAAATCTGAAAAAATAGAACACTTAGAAAATTAAATACCAAGCATTTAATTTGGTAGACTATAACCATTGTCACCAATAATAGTCGTGGGATCTACTTTATTTTACAAAAAATTATCCACATCTAACAATATGAAACATGCATAATATCATCTAAAGTTTGCTTATAAATTACCCACGCCTGCCCTTCTAAAAGATAACTAAAAATAAACCTCTAAATTATGATCAAAATTACGAACATCTACTATATTATGAAAGGTAATTAAAATAACCTCATAATTTTTATCTACCATTACcaaagataatgcaaagtaacaCGTAAATCAGCCACATCTaccattataaaaaataatataaaaagtcaatttaatttatatcaaaaTTACCAAAATCTACTTTTATAAAAAGATAAACTAAAAAATCCCTCGAATCTACATACAAATGCTAATACAAGCTATTATGAATAAAGTTATACACAAGAAAAAATATTGCATATCCATTAGATATCCACAATCTACATATAAATGTAGGCGACGTGCCAGTCAACATGTGTCTGTACTGTGATTAGATAGAACATTATCTTAAAATAAAGTTATACATTATGAATATCTGTATCTCTTATAAAGATAAACCATACTATCAATTTATCTTATCATGCAAAGTATCCACATCAGCATCCACTAGCACATTCAACTATCTCGTCATACAAAGTTTATATCAACATCCACTAACACTCCAACTAACACACACCATTATGCCTTCATTCAAGCTATTCACATTAGCAAACCACGCCATTTACTAACATATATTATTTAGTTGTCCATATTAGAATATTAAAAATCATTCACTAACATGTATTATGATATTTATGCAATTATATTAGTAAATATAAGTAGTATAATTTCATCAGCGATTCCCGCAGCAAAGCACGGGGCGTTCTTTTAGTTTTTATAATAAATCATGTCATGCCACTCTCACGTTGACAATTAATACAAATAAATTAGATATATCCATACAAATTGCTTTCCGTATATAGTAGATAaagatatataatatatatatatatatatatatatatatatatatatatatatatatatatatatatatatatatatatatatatatgcgccaTAGTAAGAAGGCAATTAATCGTTGCCATAAAACCCGTCACCATGCTAGGCCATGCAAGTTTCCTGGCGCCACAGCCCACAGGCATAAGTGCGTTTGGAGGTTTCCACCATCCGGTCGGCGACCCCATatatcactctctctctctctcgcaacTCCACAGCCTGATGAGCCAAAGACACAGACGATAGACGAGGAGGAACGGAACGGAACGGGCAGAGGGAGACAGCGGCCGGCCAGACCCAGACCGCCAGAAGGGGATGCCGGGCGCGCCATGCAACGTCGAGCCGGCGGGCCGCCGGTTGCGCTGGCGCGGGctcggccgccgtcgccgccggaggCTCCCGGTCGCCCGGCTCGGCGGCAACTGCAGGGCCGGGCGCGGGTGGGGAATCCTGCGCAGGCTCCGGCTGCGCTGGCTCACGGCGCGTTGGCTGCGGCGCGCGGCCCGCAGGCTGGCAGCGATCTACCTGGCGGCGCTCGCGGGCCCGCCGGCTCCGACcggcacgtcgtcgtcgtcgacctgCCCGCCGTGGATCGGCCTGGAGCCATGCTTCGCCACGCCGTTCGTGGTCAGCACCAGGCCGTGCTGGTGACGTGCCGcgccgcgccgtcgccggccgCCGTGGATGGTTTTCAGGCTGCGCCGCGGAGTGCAGGTGCAGCAGGTGACCATCGATCCACGGCAAGGTAACCGTCCTACAGAGGAGACACCAACGGACATGATGAAGCTTtgctgcaacaacaacaacaaccagtCCATGACTGGAGACGTACTGGAGCACCTGGTCCAGAATCCAGATGCGTGCATAGATCGAATTGGACTgatcattttcttcttcttcttttttcccgTCTCctgatcttgttcttgttcttgttcttgcttgttttgTTAAGCAAACAAGTAGTAGTAATCTCTTGATCATCTGGAATTTCGTTACTGACCTCACCCGGCGGCGATACAATCTGTGGGACGGATTGATTGAATTTGAATATATATAGCTTATATAACCAAATAAACTAAAATATCAATTCATCAGTCAAGAGGAGAGAAATCAGCCGGTGATGAATAGTACTTACTACGTAGCATAACGTACGAAGCGAGCAAACAAGAAACAGGACAGCCAGAGCGAGCAAAACCGAGTTATCCTGAAGTGACGTGCGTCAAATTGAAAGACATCGTGACGTCAAAAGTAGTACTACACACAAAGAAACCACTCATCGTTCACCTCACTACCTGAGCTGAATAGTCTCACTCAAACAGAAGAAAAAGATGGCGTACAATTAATAGGTTTTTTTTATTGATACAATTATAATTCTCCGACTTCGTAGAAATACTATTTATCTATTTAAAGTTGTACCATTACAACTGTGAGTTCCTCGGAGGAACGCCACGGAATACGCTCGGGGACGTCGTGAGCCCAACTGCAGGTGTATACGCTGGCTCTGTATTTTCGTATGGACACGCATGCCGTCGGGTCAAGTGGATAAGGCCCACTCGTAGGCGCTCTCTCTCTCGTCCTCTTCTCACTCACACTCagtcccaaaccctaacctcGAGGCGGCGACCAGGCCGACTGCGGCGACTCCAATTTGGGTGGCATAGACGGCGGTGATCACAAGCACCCAGGCCGAAGGCGCGTTGCGATGCACCCCGCTGACCGCAATGGGTGATCTGCAGCCGCGCGTCCCGGTGGAGATGGCGGACGATGAGGGCGGGTATGGATCTTCTACCTCCTCTTGTTCCCTTTGTCGCGTATGAGCTCACCGGCATTAGATTTGCTTGGGATGCAGACTGTATTGCTAGTGTTTGACTATATTTGGGGATTTTTTGCTAGGGTTTCATTGTTCTCACTAGAGATTAAATTGGAAGGATTCTGTACGAGAGACGGTACTGGTAGGAAAGCATACACAAAGGGACGTGTAATTAAGTAGGATGTTGAAGTAGGTTCATTTTCCTTCGATTTGCTGTTGACAAGCCTACGCACAATGAATTTCAATAGTCCAGTAGCCAATCTCCTAGTGTATGGTTCT encodes:
- the LOC136474117 gene encoding uncharacterized protein, translating into MPGAPCNVEPAGRRLRWRGLGRRRRRRLPVARLGGNCRAGRGWGILRRLRLRWLTARWLRRAARRLAAIYLAALAGPPAPTGTSSSSTCPPWIGLEPCFATPFVVSTRPCW